CGGCGCTTCCGGCGATCGTCTGCTCAGCGGCATCAAACGCGCTGATCGTGGCCATCGTCGCCGCATCATACGCGCAGTTCGCACCGCCAACATTCTCCACCAGCCCGATCTCCAGGTACTGCTCCAGCGGCGTGGAAGCCCCGGGAACGGGAAGATCCATGCCGAAGGTCATCGCATTGAGCGAGCTTGAGAAGAAAAGCCGCCCGAACGAAAGCTCCGCCCGGACCGCCGGCGCATCACCGCTCACCGTCTGAGGCTCGTTGCCATAGAGCGACATCGTCATCGTCCCCCCGGAGACCTCCGGCTCATCGACGGGCTCCTCCACGCTCAGACAATCCTCCGCGCAGCCTTCCTCTCCGTCACAGACTTCGCCGAACTCCACCGTGCCATTGCCGCACTCCGGCGAGTTGCTCACACAGGCCGGGCCGCTCTCGTCTTCGGTCTGCTGGCAGGAGTAACCGGGAGCGCAGCTCTCCACACAGAGTCGGCTGCAATACGAGCCGCCAAGCTCCTGATGGGAGACACATACGCCCCCCTCACACCCCTCATCCTCATCGACGCAGGTGGAGAGGTTGCAGATCAGGTTGCAGGGCTCTCCCAGATCGCCGGGCTCCTCCTGCGGATCTTCCACCAGACCGACGTCACCCACATCGACACCGGCGTCGACCTCTCCCGCGTCGTTTGAGGCACGGCGGTTGTTACTGTCGCCGGAGCACGCCGCCCCCAGGCTCATCACCACCACTGCCGCAGCCCACACACCCATCTTCTGTCGTTTCATCGCGATCCTCTTCGCTCACCCGTGCACGCACGGGACATCTGCTCAGCGCCAAACTCACTCCATTGGGGCATACCGTAGCGGCTCACCACGCCCCGCACAACCGCCCCAATGACTTGTTAGCGCCCCAGAACGCCCGACCTTTAAAGGAGTCCACAACGCCCTGGCTCATCTCACCGATTGCGTCGCGAGGTTGTCTTGGAAAGCACACTGCAGGCCATTATCACCATGCTCTCTCTGGTCAACCCGGCGGTCTGCCTGGCGATGTTTGCCGCAATCGAGTCCGGTCAACCCGGCAGTATTCAGCGCAAAGACGCCACACAGATCGCGCTGGCAACGCTGATCATCCTGGGGACCTCGGCGCTGATGGGAACCCGAGTCCTCGAGATCTTCGGCGTCTCGGTCGACGCGTTCTCGGTGACCGGAGGTGCCGTGCTTGTCGGCATCGGCGCGGCGATGCTCATGGGGCGACAGCAGCCTGCTGGCCCCTCTCCCGGTGCCCCCGATGCGGCAAACCCCCATGCCGAGCCCTCAGCGCATCAGGCCGCACTCGGACCCTTGATTCTCTTTGCCGGCGGCCCCGGTCCGATCACCGGCGTCATCACACTCTCTGCACAGAGCCAACAAAACATCCCCTGGGAAGCGCTCATCGCCGTCGGAATCACCGCCCTGGTGCTCTGGGTGGTTCTCTTCGTGTCGGCCCGCCGCGCCCCGGAGACCTCCTCCGACGCCGACCAGCCTTCTCCCACTGCGGACGACGCCGATACCCAGAGCTTCTATCGCGACATCGCGACGCGCTTTATGGGGCTGATCATCATCGCGATGGGCGTTCAAATTGGTTTGAGCGGCCTCC
Above is a window of Lujinxingia sediminis DNA encoding:
- a CDS encoding MarC family protein produces the protein MESTLQAIITMLSLVNPAVCLAMFAAIESGQPGSIQRKDATQIALATLIILGTSALMGTRVLEIFGVSVDAFSVTGGAVLVGIGAAMLMGRQQPAGPSPGAPDAANPHAEPSAHQAALGPLILFAGGPGPITGVITLSAQSQQNIPWEALIAVGITALVLWVVLFVSARRAPETSSDADQPSPTADDADTQSFYRDIATRFMGLIIIAMGVQIGLSGLQNFFGSAA